One window from the genome of Diospyros lotus cultivar Yz01 chromosome 11, ASM1463336v1, whole genome shotgun sequence encodes:
- the LOC127813018 gene encoding V-type proton ATPase subunit F-like isoform X1, which translates to MANRVQIPTRNSALIAMIADEDTVTGFLLAGVGNVDLRRKTNYLIVDSKTTMKQIEDAFREFTTREDIAVVLISQYVANMIRFLVDGYNKPIPAILEIPSKDHPYDPTHDSVLSRVKYLFSAESVASGRR; encoded by the exons ATGGCCAACAGAGTTCAAATTCCAACAAGAAACTCTGCACTCATTGCTATGATTGCCGATGAG GACACAGTAACTGGATTTCTATTAGCTGGAGTTGGCAATGTGGACTTGCGAAGGAAGACAAATTACCTTATTGTGGACTCAA aAACAACGATGAAACAAATTGAGGATGCATTCAGAGAGTTCACAACAAGAGAGGACATTGCAGTAGTGTTAATCAGTCAATAC GTTGCAAACATGATAAGGTTCTTAGTAGATGGCTACAACAAACCGATTCCAGCAATTTTGGAGATCCCATCAAAGGACCATCCTTACGATCCCACACACGATTCGGTACTTTCACGAGTGAAGTACCTCTTCTCAGCTGAGTCAGTGGCGTCTGGGAGGCGTTAA